One stretch of Riemerella columbina DNA includes these proteins:
- a CDS encoding ROK family protein, with protein MAIVDLSKQLALGIDIGGTNTKFGLVNHRGDILGKGRIKTETETVDEFIDQLYNEVKPLLDQHAKDGVLEGIGIGAPNGNHYNGTIENAPNLNWKGIVPLAEKITAKFGVPCTITNDANAAALGEMMFGAAKGMKNFIMITLGTGVGSGIIANGQLIYGHDGFAGELGHTIVKPGGRKHWSTGSEGSLEAYASATGIAITAKKMRAEFPESMLNDYPEEQINAKTVHECALAGDSTAIEVFRYTGQKLGEALANFVMFSSPEAILLFGGVIKAGDFILKPTKLHMERNLFPTFRGKVKLVFSELDEADAAILGASALVWEK; from the coding sequence ATGGCGATAGTGGATTTATCTAAACAGTTGGCTTTGGGGATAGATATCGGTGGTACCAATACCAAATTTGGGTTGGTTAATCATAGAGGAGATATTCTTGGTAAAGGCCGCATCAAAACGGAAACAGAAACCGTAGATGAGTTTATAGACCAACTCTATAACGAGGTTAAACCACTATTAGACCAGCACGCCAAAGATGGCGTTTTAGAAGGCATCGGCATCGGGGCACCCAATGGCAATCATTATAATGGCACCATTGAGAACGCACCTAATCTTAATTGGAAAGGTATTGTGCCTTTGGCGGAGAAAATTACAGCAAAGTTTGGTGTGCCGTGTACTATTACCAATGATGCCAACGCTGCAGCTCTTGGCGAGATGATGTTTGGTGCCGCTAAGGGAATGAAAAATTTCATTATGATTACTTTAGGAACAGGCGTGGGGAGCGGCATTATCGCGAATGGACAGCTGATTTATGGCCACGATGGTTTTGCTGGAGAGTTGGGGCATACCATTGTAAAACCTGGAGGGCGGAAACACTGGAGCACAGGCTCAGAAGGCAGTTTGGAGGCTTACGCTTCTGCTACGGGCATTGCTATTACGGCAAAAAAGATGCGCGCTGAATTTCCAGAATCAATGCTGAATGACTATCCTGAGGAACAAATTAACGCTAAAACTGTTCACGAATGCGCTTTAGCAGGCGACTCTACAGCTATTGAGGTCTTCCGCTACACAGGGCAAAAGTTAGGTGAGGCGTTGGCTAATTTCGTGATGTTCTCATCGCCAGAAGCTATTTTGCTTTTTGGGGGTGTTATTAAGGCAGGAGATTTTATTTTGAAACCGACTAAACTCCATATGGAGCGTAACCTATTCCCAACTTTCCGAGGTAAAGTTAAATTGGTATTTAGTGAGTTAGATGAGGCAGATGCGGCTATTTTGGGTGCCAGTGCTTTGGTTTGGGAAAAATAA
- the msrA gene encoding peptide-methionine (S)-S-oxide reductase MsrA — MKAIFIGLCCMLWACSGQVKKSNQELNQKEMIEQNNIKYLTIGGGCFWCVESCFNKLKGVEAVLSGYSGGHKDNPTYKEVCTGETGHAEVVQIAYHPDQISYQQLMEVFFFLHDPTQLNRQGNDVGTQYRSVIFYNDENEKQMAEEAIKTSEATGRWNGTYVTELAPFEKFWKAEDYHQGYYNENPTQPYCSAVVGPKIQKFEKYFGDLGWLK; from the coding sequence ATGAAAGCCATATTCATAGGGCTTTGCTGTATGCTTTGGGCGTGCAGTGGGCAAGTTAAAAAATCTAACCAAGAATTAAATCAAAAAGAAATGATAGAGCAAAATAATATAAAATACCTTACGATAGGTGGGGGCTGTTTTTGGTGTGTAGAAAGTTGTTTCAATAAACTGAAAGGCGTAGAAGCCGTGCTTTCGGGCTATTCTGGCGGACACAAAGACAATCCAACTTATAAGGAAGTCTGCACTGGCGAAACAGGACACGCCGAGGTGGTGCAGATTGCCTACCATCCAGACCAAATTTCTTATCAGCAATTGATGGAGGTCTTTTTCTTTCTTCACGATCCTACGCAACTCAATCGACAGGGTAATGATGTGGGCACGCAGTACCGCTCGGTTATTTTTTACAATGATGAAAACGAAAAACAAATGGCAGAAGAAGCCATCAAGACATCCGAAGCCACAGGGCGCTGGAACGGGACTTATGTAACAGAGTTGGCACCATTTGAAAAATTCTGGAAAGCCGAAGATTATCATCAAGGTTATTATAATGAAAACCCAACGCAGCCTTATTGCAGTGCCGTAGTAGGCCCTAAAATCCAGAAATTTGAAAAATATTTTGGAGACTTAGGTTGGTTGAAGTAA
- a CDS encoding GNAT family N-acetyltransferase — translation MDNLIWNIKAFNELSAEEFYKIMVARQAVFMIEQNVTYQDADGYDDQALHLWAENTAGELLAYCRLFPEHIKYAEASIGRVLTTEQGRGQGLGKQLIAYAIECIENRYRTRNIRISAQDYLLKFYNDFGFKDTGKKYLEDTIPHTEMLRA, via the coding sequence ATGGATAACCTTATTTGGAACATTAAAGCTTTTAATGAGCTCAGCGCTGAGGAGTTTTATAAAATAATGGTGGCAAGGCAAGCGGTTTTTATGATAGAACAAAATGTAACCTACCAAGACGCCGATGGCTACGATGACCAGGCGCTCCACCTTTGGGCAGAAAATACGGCGGGAGAATTGTTGGCGTATTGCAGGCTTTTCCCTGAACATATTAAGTATGCTGAAGCTTCTATTGGTCGGGTTTTGACCACAGAACAAGGGAGAGGGCAAGGCTTAGGGAAACAGCTCATTGCCTATGCGATAGAATGTATAGAAAATAGATATAGAACCCGAAATATCCGAATCTCTGCACAAGATTATCTTTTAAAATTCTACAATGATTTCGGTTTTAAAGATACTGGTAAAAAATACTTGGAGGATACCATTCCTCATACAGAAATGCTAAGAGCTTAG
- the yihA gene encoding ribosome biogenesis GTP-binding protein YihA/YsxC, whose translation MMIKSAEFVKSSQKWQSCPEPNLPEYAFIGRSNVGKSSLINAITNHKGLAKTSQTPGKTQLINHFLINNEWYLTDLPGYGYAKVSKSLRKDFEKLITNYILNRKNLVNLFVLVDIRHTPQKIDLEFIEWCGENGVPFSIVFTKLDKMKPNAAEKNLQLYTEKLLETWEEPPAMYVTSAEKKIGTEEILNFIEQTNRYLAEHKINFNG comes from the coding sequence ATGATGATTAAAAGCGCCGAGTTTGTCAAAAGTAGCCAAAAATGGCAAAGTTGCCCTGAGCCCAACCTCCCAGAGTACGCTTTTATTGGGCGTTCTAATGTGGGAAAGTCCTCGCTCATCAACGCCATTACCAATCATAAAGGCTTGGCAAAGACTTCGCAAACGCCTGGGAAAACCCAGCTAATCAACCATTTTCTCATCAATAATGAGTGGTACCTTACCGATTTGCCTGGTTATGGCTATGCTAAGGTTTCCAAATCTCTGCGCAAGGATTTTGAGAAGTTGATTACCAACTATATTCTTAACCGAAAGAATTTGGTGAACCTTTTCGTATTGGTGGACATCCGCCATACACCGCAGAAAATTGATTTGGAATTTATAGAATGGTGTGGAGAGAATGGCGTGCCTTTTTCCATTGTTTTTACCAAATTGGACAAAATGAAGCCCAACGCTGCAGAGAAAAATCTACAGCTCTACACAGAAAAACTCCTTGAAACTTGGGAAGAACCGCCCGCGATGTATGTGACTTCTGCGGAGAAAAAAATCGGAACTGAGGAAATCCTCAACTTTATAGAACAGACCAATCGCTACTTAGCCGAACATAAAATCAATTTCAATGGATAA
- a CDS encoding alpha/beta fold hydrolase produces MIFKTKKEKKFNFIEEGEGHPMVLLHGLMGGLSNFDDTIAFFSEKGYKVLVPELPIYDLPVLNTNLTAISKYVAKFIQQEVGGKPVTLVGNSMGGHIGLILTLAKPELVKNLVLTGSSGLYEKSFGDSFPRKSDKEYIKRKTQEVFYNPEVATDALVDEVFAVVNDRMKGIKTVMLARSAIKHNMLKDLPKITCPTCLIWGKQDHVTPPEVAEDMHQHIPNSDLYWIDECGHAAMMEKPQEFNEILYYWLKKVNS; encoded by the coding sequence ATGATTTTTAAAACCAAAAAAGAGAAAAAATTCAATTTCATAGAAGAGGGCGAAGGACACCCTATGGTGCTTCTCCACGGGCTGATGGGCGGCCTCAGCAATTTTGATGATACCATTGCTTTTTTTTCGGAAAAAGGCTATAAAGTACTGGTGCCAGAGCTGCCCATCTATGATTTGCCTGTGCTCAACACCAACCTAACCGCCATTTCTAAATATGTGGCTAAATTTATCCAGCAAGAAGTCGGCGGCAAGCCTGTAACCCTTGTGGGCAACTCTATGGGCGGACATATTGGCTTAATTTTAACGCTGGCAAAACCCGAGTTAGTGAAAAATCTGGTGCTGACAGGCAGCTCTGGACTTTACGAAAAATCCTTCGGCGATAGTTTTCCAAGAAAAAGCGACAAGGAATACATCAAAAGAAAAACCCAAGAGGTTTTTTATAATCCAGAAGTGGCGACAGATGCTCTGGTAGATGAGGTTTTTGCGGTGGTTAATGACCGTATGAAGGGGATCAAAACCGTGATGCTCGCCCGCAGTGCCATCAAACACAATATGCTGAAGGATCTCCCAAAAATCACTTGTCCAACCTGCCTTATCTGGGGAAAACAAGACCATGTGACACCGCCTGAGGTGGCTGAAGATATGCATCAGCACATTCCAAATTCTGACCTCTATTGGATTGATGAATGTGGACACGCCGCTATGATGGAGAAACCTCAAGAGTTTAATGAAATTCTATACTATTGGCTCAAAAAAGTCAATTCTTAA
- the mraZ gene encoding division/cell wall cluster transcriptional repressor MraZ yields MNYFFETYECKIDDKGRLKLPSPLAKHLETLQDERLIVKRAVFQNCLEVYTETPWKQLTARLNQLNRFKKRNTDFIRLFTAGVKSVEIDKSERILIPKDLKDFAQLSRDIVISGVGEFFEIWDKTAYEENIRLNENDFAEMAEEVMGNPDTEQV; encoded by the coding sequence ATGAATTACTTTTTTGAAACATATGAGTGTAAAATAGATGATAAAGGCAGGCTTAAACTCCCTTCGCCTTTGGCTAAGCACTTGGAAACCCTGCAAGATGAGCGACTTATCGTGAAGCGTGCGGTGTTCCAGAATTGTTTAGAAGTCTATACCGAAACGCCGTGGAAACAACTAACGGCGCGCTTGAACCAGTTGAACCGTTTCAAAAAGAGAAATACAGATTTTATCAGGCTCTTTACCGCTGGTGTAAAATCGGTGGAGATTGATAAATCTGAACGGATTTTAATCCCAAAAGATTTGAAGGATTTTGCCCAACTGAGCCGAGATATTGTGATTTCTGGCGTGGGCGAATTTTTTGAAATTTGGGATAAAACAGCCTACGAAGAGAATATTCGCCTTAACGAAAATGATTTTGCGGAAATGGCGGAAGAGGTCATGGGGAATCCCGATACAGAGCAAGTTTAG
- the rsmH gene encoding 16S rRNA (cytosine(1402)-N(4))-methyltransferase RsmH: MYHQPVLLKPSVDALVTNEGGIYVDCTFGGGGHSKEILSRLSPEGRLFSFDQDLDALENALNHEQFTLINQNFRFLENALLMYGVQQVDGVLADLGVSSHQFDAAERGFSIRSEAPLDMRMNTLQKLDAQMVVNEYEEEHLADIFYLYGELREARKLAREIVHHRKNKKIKTTEDLKALFSYIPPHRQNKFFAQVFQAIRIEVNQELEALKEMLTQAYKILKPGGRLVVISYHSLEDRLVKRFLKNGMFEGEPERDLYGNYHKAFDLLQTKAIVPSQEEIEKNSRARSAKMRVGIKREQQ; this comes from the coding sequence GTGTACCATCAGCCTGTTTTATTAAAACCCAGTGTAGATGCGCTCGTGACCAACGAGGGTGGTATTTATGTGGACTGCACCTTTGGCGGCGGTGGCCACTCTAAGGAGATCCTTTCTCGGCTTTCGCCAGAGGGGCGTTTGTTTAGTTTTGATCAAGATTTAGATGCTTTGGAAAATGCCCTCAACCACGAACAATTTACGCTCATCAATCAGAATTTTAGGTTTTTAGAAAATGCATTGTTGATGTACGGCGTACAGCAAGTAGATGGTGTTTTGGCGGATTTGGGCGTGTCTTCTCATCAGTTTGATGCGGCAGAGCGTGGCTTTTCCATTCGCAGTGAGGCGCCTCTGGATATGCGGATGAACACTTTGCAAAAATTAGATGCCCAAATGGTGGTTAACGAGTATGAGGAAGAGCATTTGGCGGACATTTTCTACCTCTACGGCGAGCTGAGAGAGGCACGAAAGTTGGCAAGGGAAATTGTACACCATCGGAAAAATAAAAAGATAAAAACCACGGAAGATTTAAAGGCGCTATTCAGCTACATACCGCCACATCGGCAAAATAAATTTTTTGCTCAGGTGTTCCAAGCGATCAGGATTGAGGTCAACCAAGAATTGGAAGCCTTGAAAGAAATGCTCACGCAAGCTTATAAAATCTTGAAACCAGGTGGGCGATTGGTGGTCATTTCTTACCATTCTTTGGAGGACAGGTTGGTAAAGCGTTTTCTTAAAAATGGAATGTTTGAGGGAGAGCCAGAGCGAGATTTATACGGCAACTACCATAAAGCGTTTGATTTGCTACAAACCAAAGCCATCGTGCCTTCTCAAGAGGAGATAGAAAAAAATTCAAGGGCGAGAAGTGCTAAAATGAGAGTGGGTATTAAAAGAGAACAACAATAG
- a CDS encoding FtsL-like putative cell division protein: MAKKKNHNYKKKKFNFGSLIKGNFLNREEVRLYYRYAGLLMVMMVFMIYINNLANNKVKQINALKEKTEEYKSRNAYAQSKLIKIKLESQLGKAVIKDSLVPLENHPHKILVKIDSIHEK, from the coding sequence ATGGCAAAAAAGAAGAATCATAATTATAAAAAAAAGAAATTCAATTTCGGGAGCCTCATCAAGGGGAACTTTCTCAACCGGGAGGAAGTAAGGCTGTACTATCGCTATGCAGGGCTATTGATGGTGATGATGGTTTTTATGATTTACATCAATAATTTAGCCAATAATAAAGTTAAACAAATCAACGCCCTGAAGGAGAAAACCGAAGAATACAAATCCAGAAATGCCTATGCGCAAAGTAAATTGATCAAAATAAAATTAGAAAGCCAGCTGGGGAAAGCGGTCATCAAAGACTCTTTGGTACCATTAGAAAATCATCCACATAAAATTTTAGTGAAAATAGACTCTATCCATGAAAAATAA
- a CDS encoding penicillin-binding transpeptidase domain-containing protein, translating into MKNNSDFIKKRTTALHMGYFLAFIALLIFVAFIFRILIIQNTNVEEINDDIKKNFREAKLKAARGNLYAADGSILATTVMRYDIYVDFKTIRDTVYRANIGALSDSLGRMFGKPRSYFRDKFDKERKRGNQYYSLVKDLDFDEYNRIRQFPIFSKGQNRGGFIVEKKYQRELATNMIGRGTIGLDNGVYKSGLEGAFSQYLSGKDGSRFEQRINSSQWKPIDYWQIKEPEDGSDVYTTLDLRIQDIAHSALEKQLINFDADHGSVVVIETATGKVRAMVNLRRQEPGVYIDAYNYTLKDATEPGSTFKVVSLLAAMDDGFIDENTTVNVGNGTWTYAKQTISDGHGGGTYDISDVLAKSSNVGSAKLIVKYYADNPQVFFGHLKRWKMFDKMDIELPGTTKPFVVTPDNSRWNKATLASLAYGYSSRFNLLQLATFYNGIANKGKMVKPLFIDKIVKNGKVTYEAKPEVMVNKMASDKAIEMMTHALTKAVEKGTAKSIFTPNLKMAGKTGTARFEYWIPGGPMKYQSSFAGFYPADNPKYTCLVMVNQPDTSKGFYGATVAAPVFKEIAGKTFLKTPLNVEKEMLVDKKVNLNKLTPAQTKITINNHTMPHLEGLIGKEVIPQLENLGYRVEYKGVGKVLEQFPKEGTYIKKDQKIYLTLQR; encoded by the coding sequence ATGAAAAATAATAGCGATTTTATAAAAAAACGAACCACAGCGCTTCATATGGGGTATTTTTTAGCCTTCATAGCGTTGCTTATTTTCGTGGCTTTTATTTTTAGAATTCTGATTATCCAGAACACCAATGTGGAAGAAATCAATGATGATATTAAGAAAAACTTCCGCGAGGCTAAACTAAAAGCGGCACGTGGCAATCTCTATGCGGCAGATGGCTCTATACTGGCAACCACCGTGATGCGCTATGATATTTATGTAGATTTCAAAACCATTAGAGATACCGTTTATAGAGCCAATATCGGCGCTCTATCCGATTCTCTGGGGCGGATGTTTGGCAAGCCACGCAGCTATTTTAGAGATAAATTTGATAAAGAAAGAAAACGCGGCAACCAATATTACAGCTTGGTTAAAGATTTAGATTTTGATGAATATAATAGAATTCGGCAATTTCCCATTTTCTCCAAAGGACAAAACCGAGGCGGCTTTATCGTAGAGAAAAAATACCAAAGAGAACTCGCTACCAATATGATTGGTAGAGGAACCATTGGGTTAGACAACGGCGTGTATAAATCTGGTTTAGAAGGTGCTTTCAGTCAATATCTATCAGGGAAAGATGGCTCTAGATTTGAGCAAAGAATCAACTCCTCCCAGTGGAAACCCATTGATTATTGGCAAATTAAAGAACCCGAAGACGGCAGCGATGTCTATACCACTTTAGACTTAAGAATTCAGGATATCGCCCATTCTGCATTAGAAAAGCAACTCATCAATTTTGATGCAGACCATGGCTCGGTGGTGGTGATAGAGACAGCCACGGGCAAAGTGCGCGCTATGGTCAACCTCCGCAGGCAAGAACCTGGCGTGTATATAGATGCCTATAATTATACCCTGAAAGATGCCACAGAACCAGGCTCCACTTTTAAGGTGGTTTCTCTGTTAGCTGCGATGGATGATGGCTTTATTGATGAAAACACAACCGTGAATGTGGGCAACGGCACTTGGACTTATGCTAAGCAAACTATTTCTGATGGCCACGGCGGCGGCACCTATGATATTAGTGATGTCCTCGCCAAATCCAGTAATGTAGGGTCTGCCAAACTCATTGTTAAATATTATGCGGATAATCCTCAAGTGTTTTTTGGGCACCTCAAGCGCTGGAAGATGTTTGACAAAATGGACATAGAACTGCCTGGCACCACCAAACCATTTGTGGTAACGCCTGATAACTCGCGCTGGAACAAAGCCACTTTAGCTTCTTTGGCGTATGGCTATTCTTCACGGTTTAATCTGTTACAACTGGCAACTTTCTACAACGGAATTGCCAATAAAGGTAAAATGGTGAAGCCGCTTTTCATCGATAAAATTGTGAAAAATGGCAAAGTCACCTACGAGGCAAAACCTGAGGTTATGGTCAATAAAATGGCATCAGATAAAGCTATAGAGATGATGACACACGCTCTTACCAAAGCCGTAGAAAAGGGAACGGCTAAGAGTATCTTTACGCCCAATCTCAAAATGGCGGGGAAAACAGGTACGGCAAGGTTTGAATATTGGATTCCAGGGGGCCCAATGAAGTACCAGTCTTCGTTTGCGGGCTTTTATCCTGCCGACAATCCTAAATACACTTGCTTGGTGATGGTCAATCAGCCAGATACTTCCAAAGGGTTTTATGGCGCAACGGTGGCAGCTCCTGTTTTTAAGGAAATTGCAGGTAAAACTTTCTTGAAAACGCCGCTCAATGTGGAAAAAGAAATGTTGGTAGATAAAAAAGTGAACCTCAATAAACTGACGCCTGCGCAGACTAAAATCACAATCAATAACCATACAATGCCACATTTGGAAGGCTTGATTGGTAAAGAAGTGATTCCGCAATTGGAGAATTTAGGCTATCGCGTGGAGTACAAAGGGGTGGGGAAAGTCTTAGAACAGTTTCCTAAAGAGGGGACTTATATTAAGAAAGATCAAAAAATATATCTAACGCTACAAAGATAA
- a CDS encoding UDP-N-acetylmuramoyl-L-alanyl-D-glutamate--2,6-diaminopimelate ligase, which produces MKISDLLQNISVLNTIGNLEQEVSALAMDSRKVEAGTLYIAMRGTVADGHQFITSAIEKGATAIVCEDLPQELTEGVVYIQVKDTTEASGLLAANFYGRPSEKLKLIGVTGTNGKTTVSTLLFDVFQKLGYSSALISTVEYRIGTEVFPSTHTTPDVITLNQILAKAVASGCEYAFMEVSSHGIHQGRIRGLRFAVAGFTNLTHDHLDYHKTFLDYLNAKKAFFDALPKEAIAITNIDDKNGKVMLQNTLAQKKTYAMKTIADYHGKLLEADFNGMLLNFNGKEFWTTLTGKFNIYNLLLVFGIAQELGFDAVEILQALSQLKRVNGRFETLKSDGGIFFVVDYAHTPDALENTLDAINEIRTKNERLITVFGCGGDRDKDKRLAMGKIATRKSTLAIITSDNPRTEDPQQIIREIEAGVEPQYFSKYTVVPDRKEAIKMAIKFAEPKDIVLVAGKGHETYQDINGVKHHFDDKEVIKTLCQAMSK; this is translated from the coding sequence ATGAAAATCAGTGATTTATTACAAAATATATCGGTTCTCAATACCATCGGAAATCTGGAGCAAGAGGTGTCAGCCTTAGCTATGGATAGCCGTAAGGTGGAGGCAGGCACGCTCTACATCGCGATGAGAGGCACGGTGGCTGATGGTCATCAGTTCATCACTTCTGCGATTGAAAAAGGCGCCACGGCTATCGTTTGCGAAGACCTCCCACAAGAGCTCACCGAGGGCGTGGTTTACATCCAAGTGAAGGATACCACCGAGGCTTCAGGGCTGTTGGCGGCTAATTTTTATGGACGCCCATCAGAGAAGTTGAAGCTCATCGGCGTTACAGGCACCAATGGGAAAACCACGGTGTCCACTTTATTGTTTGATGTTTTCCAGAAATTAGGCTATTCATCGGCGCTTATTTCTACGGTGGAATACCGCATCGGCACGGAGGTTTTCCCATCTACGCACACCACGCCAGATGTGATTACCCTCAACCAGATTTTAGCCAAGGCAGTCGCCAGCGGCTGCGAGTATGCCTTTATGGAAGTTTCTTCTCACGGCATTCACCAAGGGCGTATCCGTGGGCTTCGGTTTGCCGTTGCAGGATTTACCAACCTCACGCACGACCATTTGGATTATCACAAAACTTTCTTAGATTATCTGAATGCCAAAAAAGCATTTTTTGATGCCTTACCAAAGGAAGCCATTGCGATAACCAATATTGATGATAAAAATGGTAAGGTAATGCTCCAGAATACGCTTGCTCAAAAGAAAACCTACGCGATGAAAACCATAGCGGATTATCACGGCAAACTTTTGGAGGCAGATTTTAACGGAATGCTGTTGAACTTTAACGGAAAAGAATTTTGGACCACCCTCACAGGGAAGTTTAATATTTATAATCTGTTATTGGTTTTCGGTATAGCACAAGAATTGGGCTTTGATGCTGTGGAAATCCTTCAAGCTTTATCCCAACTTAAACGCGTGAATGGCAGGTTTGAAACCTTAAAATCAGATGGCGGTATTTTCTTCGTGGTAGATTATGCCCACACGCCAGACGCGTTGGAAAATACCTTAGATGCCATCAATGAAATCCGCACAAAAAACGAAAGGCTGATCACGGTATTTGGCTGTGGCGGCGATAGGGACAAAGACAAACGCCTTGCAATGGGCAAAATAGCCACGCGCAAATCTACCCTAGCGATTATCACATCGGATAACCCAAGGACGGAAGATCCACAACAGATTATTCGCGAAATAGAGGCTGGCGTGGAGCCGCAGTATTTTAGTAAATACACGGTGGTGCCAGATCGGAAAGAAGCCATAAAAATGGCGATTAAATTCGCGGAACCTAAAGATATTGTATTGGTGGCAGGAAAAGGGCACGAAACTTATCAAGACATCAATGGTGTAAAGCATCATTTTGATGATAAAGAGGTGATAAAAACCCTTTGCCAAGCGATGTCTAAGTAA
- the mraY gene encoding phospho-N-acetylmuramoyl-pentapeptide-transferase, translating to MLYYLYEYLIANGIHVPGLNLLKYISFRAAMAVLLSLVIALIYGKKIINILRRKQMGELVRDLGLEGQKQKEGTPTMGGLIIIIATLIPVLLFTKIDNIYIILLIVSVVWMGVIGFIDDYLKKIKKNKDGLSGKFKVIGQVGLGLIVGVTMYFHPDITVKRKYADAKVVNRNNVEQNFMPEEKIPVSTVPMIKNNEFDYSGILFWMDEQEAHEWAWVVFIPFVIFIVTAVSNGANITDGIDGLAAGTSAVILLTLAFFAYISGNIIFADYLNIMFLPDMGETTIFAVAMVGAVIGFFWYNTYPAQVFMGDTGSLMLGGVIAVLAIILRKELLIPVLCGIFLIENISVMLQVAVFKYRKKKYGLEYAQNNRLFKMSPLHHHYQKSGYHESKIVNRMIIIGVVLAIICLITLKIR from the coding sequence ATGCTATATTATTTGTATGAATATTTAATCGCCAATGGCATCCATGTTCCAGGGCTTAATTTGCTGAAATACATTTCGTTTCGGGCGGCTATGGCGGTGCTTTTGTCTTTGGTTATCGCTTTGATTTACGGAAAGAAAATCATCAATATTCTGAGAAGAAAACAGATGGGAGAGCTGGTGAGAGATTTAGGCTTAGAAGGACAAAAACAAAAGGAAGGTACTCCCACTATGGGCGGACTGATTATCATCATCGCGACGCTAATTCCAGTGCTGTTGTTTACCAAAATTGACAATATTTATATTATCCTCCTTATCGTTTCGGTGGTTTGGATGGGCGTTATCGGCTTTATTGATGATTACCTCAAAAAAATTAAGAAAAACAAAGATGGGCTGAGCGGAAAATTCAAGGTGATTGGGCAAGTAGGCTTAGGACTCATCGTGGGCGTGACCATGTATTTCCACCCCGATATTACCGTGAAAAGAAAATATGCCGATGCCAAGGTGGTCAATAGAAATAATGTAGAGCAAAACTTTATGCCAGAAGAAAAAATCCCTGTTTCCACCGTGCCTATGATTAAAAATAACGAGTTTGATTATAGTGGCATTCTCTTCTGGATGGATGAGCAAGAGGCGCATGAGTGGGCGTGGGTGGTGTTTATCCCTTTCGTGATATTCATCGTAACGGCGGTGTCCAATGGCGCGAATATCACCGATGGTATTGATGGATTGGCGGCAGGAACCAGCGCTGTCATTTTGCTGACTTTGGCATTTTTCGCGTATATTTCTGGGAATATCATTTTTGCGGATTACCTCAATATTATGTTCCTTCCAGATATGGGCGAGACCACCATTTTTGCCGTAGCAATGGTAGGTGCTGTCATCGGATTTTTCTGGTATAATACTTACCCCGCGCAAGTGTTTATGGGAGATACGGGCAGTTTGATGTTGGGCGGAGTGATTGCCGTTTTAGCCATCATCTTGCGGAAAGAATTGCTCATCCCTGTGCTTTGTGGTATTTTCTTGATAGAAAACATTTCCGTGATGCTGCAGGTGGCGGTTTTCAAATACCGAAAGAAAAAATACGGCTTAGAATATGCCCAAAATAATAGACTCTTCAAGATGTCGCCGCTACACCACCATTATCAGAAAAGTGGCTATCACGAGAGCAAAATTGTCAACAGAATGATTATCATTGGTGTGGTATTAGCGATTATCTGCCTTATTACGCTTAAGATTAGATAA